Proteins encoded in a region of the Raphanus sativus cultivar WK10039 chromosome 8, ASM80110v3, whole genome shotgun sequence genome:
- the LOC108823070 gene encoding exocyst complex component EXO70A1 produces MTEPAMVDRGIQSLVTASKHLKSSLEKSKAIGSALERTGPRFDEVEQRLPSLEAAVRPIRADREALAAVGGHINRAVGPAAAVLKVFDAVHGLEKSLLSDPRNDLSGYLAVLKRLEEALKFLGENCGLAIQWLEDIVEYLEDHNVADLKYLSNLKKSLKGLREFQEEKARLDGGLRDAALDKLEKEFRRLLKDNSVPLPMASPPSLGEQACIAPSQLPVTVIHKLQAILGRLRANNRLEKCVSIYVEVRSSNVRASLGALELDYLDISVTEFNDVQSIEGYISQWGNHLEFAVKHLFEAEFKLCNDVFERVGLNVWLDCFSKIAAQAGMLAFLKFGKTVTDSKKDPIKLLKLLDIFTSLNKLRADFNRLFGGAACVEIQNFTRDLIKKLIDGAAEIFWELLVQVEIQKQIPPPSDGGVPRLVSFVTDYCNKLIGDKYKSTLTQVLLIHKSWRSERFQDNQLMVEVLRIIKMIEQNMDVWMKAYPDQTLAHFFGMNNHWHLYKSLKGTRIGDQLGDSWLKEHDQYKEYYATVFLRDSWGKLPSHLSREGLILFSGGHATARDLVKKRLKSFNVAFDEMYKKQSMWVVPEKDLRERVCQQIVQAVVPVYRSYMQNYGPLVEKDASSSKYVRYTVVALEKILSSLYVPRPMRYGSFKGTPPPSEKLKNDVDLRRTTSAVV; encoded by the coding sequence ATGACGGAGCCTGCTATGGTGGATAGAGGGATACAGAGCTTAGTAACCGCAAGTAAGCATTTGAAATCGAGTCTAGAGAAATCTAAAGCCATTGGTTCAGCTCTGGAGAGAACCGGTCCTAGGTTCGATGAGGTTGAGCAGAGACTACCTTCCCTCGAAGCTGCGGTGAGACCTATAAGAGCAGATAGAGAAGCTCTTGCAGCTGTCGGTGGCCACATTAACCGAGCCGTTGGTCCTGCAGCTGCTGTTCTCAAGGTGTTTGACGCCGTCCACGGACTCGAGAAGTCTTTGTTATCAGATCCCAGGAACGATCTCTCGGGTTACTTAGCTGTGTTGAAACGGTTAGAGGAAGCGTTGAAGTTTCTAGGTGAGAACTGTGGGTTAGCTATCCAGTGGCTGGAGGATATAGTTGAGTATTTGGAAGATCATAACGTTGCTGACTTGAAGTATCTTTCGAATCTGAAGAAGTCTTTGAAAGGTCTCAGGGAGTTTCAAGAAGAGAAAGCTAGGCTTGACGGTGGGCTTAGGGATGCTGCTTTGGACAAGCTCGAGAAAGAGTTCAGGAGGCTGTTGAAGGACAACAGCGTCCCACTTCCCATGGCGTCTCCACCGTCGTTAGGAGAGCAAGCGTGCATTGCGCCGTCTCAGTTGCCTGTGACCGTGATCCATAAACTTCAAGCAATTCTTGGGAGGCTCAGAGCTAATAACAGACTCGAAAAGTGCGTATCGATATACGTTGAAGTGAGGAGCTCCAACGTTAGAGCTAGCCTTGGAGCGCTTGAATTGGATTATCTAGACATCTCGGTTACTGAGTTCAACGACGTGCAGAGCATAGAAGGGTATATATCTCAGTGGGGGAATCATCTAGAGTTTGCTGTCAAGCATCTGTTCGAAGCAGAGTTCAAGCTTTGCAACGACGTGTTTGAGAGAGTTGGTTTGAATGTTTGGTTGGACTGCTTCTCCAAGATCGCTGCACAAGCTGGTATGCTTGCGTTTCTCAAGTTCGGTAAAACCGTTACCGATAGCAAGAAAGATCCGATCAAGCTTCTGAAGCTGTTAGACATCTTCACTTCGTTGAACAAGCTTAGAGCAGACTTTAACCGTCTCTTTGGTGGAGCAGCTTGTGTAGAGATCCAAAACTTCACGAGAGATCTCATCAAGAAGCTGATAGACGGTGCGGCGGAGATCTTCTGGGAGCTTCTGGTTCAGGTGGAGATTCAGAAGCAAATCCCACCGCCTAGCGACGGTGGTGTGCCTAGGCTAGTCAGTTTTGTAACTGATTACTGCAATAAACTCATAGGAGATAAGTACAAGTCAACGCTGACTCAGGTTCTGCTCATACACAAGAGCTGGAGGTCAGAGAGGTTCCAAGACAATCAGCTTATGGTTGAGGTTCTGAGAATAATCAAAATGATTGAGCAGAACATGGATGTATGGATGAAAGCGTATCCTGATCAAACGCTAGCTCATTTCTTCGGTATGAATAATCACTGGCATCTATACAAGAGCTTAAAGGGCACGAGGATCGGAGACCAGTTAGGAGATTCATGGTTGAAGGAGCATGATCAGTACAAAGAGTATTACGCTACTGTCTTCCTTAGAGACAGTTGGGGTAAGCTCCCGAGTCATTTGAGCAGAGAAGGGCTTATACTCTTCTCCGGTGGACACGCCACGGCGCGTGATCTCGTCAAGAAGAGGCTGAAGTCTTTTAACGTTGCCTTTGATGAGATGTATAAGAAGCAGTCTATGTGGGTTGTGCCTGAGAAGGATCTGAGGGAGAGAGTTTGTCAGCAGATAGTTCAGGCTGTTGTGCCGGTTTACAGAAGCTATATGCAAAACTATGGGCCGTTGGTTGAGAAAGACGCTAGTTCGAGCAAGTACGTGAGGTACACGGTGGTGGCTTTGGAGAAGATTCTCAGCTCTCTTTACGTGCCTAGGCCTATGAGATATGGGAGTTTCAAAGGAACACCGCCGCCGAGTGAGAAACTCAAGAATGATGTTGACTTGAGACGCACTACTTCTGCTGTTGTATGA
- the LOC108819922 gene encoding probable F-box protein At1g60180: MLDQLKNAEKLKLGRNFIQHSHPDFFYNTSSFKQLNITLSCYNHTIVPFECTVSWTSLQKLSLRNCSLSDESMAKILSGCPVLGYLKLYHCGELNVLDLSQSPRLKTLEVIRNMRVRGPRQIVAPDIHFLRLYDPQLSCSLVDVSSLTEARLEISCLSLNSDFNANFLQVVVLKMLDQLKNAEKLKLGRNFIQILSLAEIGGVPFPILKVKAMALDTKICQYVIPGIERLLQNSPDLETLTVGGRVRFRMPVEFLDKYFKSKDGEHCVDDKLEHVASVVELMLKNCTEKLDRMVVLLDERYLTFKIEDLIATFSHNNNVLISSTNNPRRRNQWIENIESLAISSSHKLYHPAIHKVFPLHTWDDDSRSLFCSTGLTVAWVFFCTFLPETQGRNLEDMDELFSGFRWRDSKSKPKYNKSSSSTPEVEFRPNKQ, encoded by the exons ATGCTTGATCAGTTAAAGAACGCAGAGAAGCTTAAGCTTGGGAGAAACTTTATTCAG CATTCACACCCTGATTTCTTCTACAACACTTCTTCTTTCAAGCAACTCAACATTACGTTAAGCTGTTATAACCATACGATTGTTCCTTTCGAGTGCACGGTGTCTTGGACATCATTGCAGAAGTTATCCTTGAGAAATTGTAGTCTCTCTGATGAATCTATGGCCAAGATTCTATCCGGTTGTCCTGTTCTCGGATACTTAAAATTGTATCACTGCGGTGAACTAAATGTTCTTGATCTCAGCCAATCTCCACGTCTGAAAACATTGGAAGTAATACGTAACATGAGGGTTCGGGGGCCAAGACAGATTGTGGCACCAGACATCCATTTTCTCAGATTGTATGACCCTCAGTTATCATGTTCTTTGGTTGATGTCTCTTCTTTAACCGAAGCTAGGCTGGAAATTTCCTGCCTCTCATTGAACTCTGACTTCAACGCTAATTTTCTCCAAGTCGTGGTGTTAAAGATGCTAGATCAGTTAAAGAACGCAGAGAAGCTTAAGCTTGGGAGAAACTTTATTCAG ATCTTATCTCTTGCTGAGATTGGTGGTGTTCCTTTCCCGATTCTCAAGGTCAAAGCAATGGCTCTTGATACAAAGATCTGTCAGTATGTTATTCCTGGCATAGAAAGACTATTACAAAACTCACCTGATTTAGAGACGCTAACAGTAGGTGGAAGGGTTCGCTTCCGCATGCCG GTGGAGTTTCTTGACAAATACTTTAAATCAAAAGATGGAGAGCACTGTGTGGATGATAAATTAGAGCATGTGGCTTCAGTAGTGGAACTCATGCTTAAAAACTGTACAGAGAAATTAGACAGGATGGTTGTACTGTTGGATGAACGTTACCTTACTTTTAAAATTGAAGACCTGATTGCAACATTTTCTCACAACAACAATGTGCTGATCTCTTCCACCAACAATCCAAGACGAAGAAATCAGTGGATTGAAAATATTGAGAGCTTGGCTATATCCTCTTCTCACAAGTTATACCATCCAGCAATTCATAAGGTTTTTCCTCTCCACACATG GGATGACGACAGTAGGAGCCTTTTTTGTTCGACGGGATTGACGGTGGCTTGGGTTTTCTTTTGTACTTTCTTGCCGGAGACGCAAGGGAGGAACCTGGAGGATATGGATGAGCTTTTTAGTGGTTTCAGGTGGAGAGACTCTAAGAGTAAGCCTAAGTACAACAAGAGTTCGAGTTCGACCCCTGAGGTTGAGTTTAGACCGAACAAACAATGA
- the LOC108819923 gene encoding putative F-box/LRR-repeat protein At3g18150 isoform X1, producing the protein MSQIKMADDILIEGAEDLISNLPDVILQHILCFLPTTKESISTSLLSRRWRHVWCEIPSFSLDVDTLKTADSVNQTLTRYTAPKTKSFHLTVTSYEENIPYIDRWIKFAMSHDVEYLSLDLEFLEPYRLPDFFYNSFSFKQLNITLSSSQRIVPKCSTVSWTSLKKLSLSCCILSDESMAKILSGCPILENLSLNFLPLRNYCVYRLPDFSYSSSSIKQLSITLSSYHMIVPGCSTVSWTSLKKLSLSCCSLSEESMAKILSGCPVLEDLTLSNCDELKVIDLSKSLRLKTLEVNSGVTVGEPTQIVAPHIHFLRLLNPHYSSYTLVDVASLTEAELEISFFESHIKTDFLQLQVKVLEMLDKLQNAEKLTLGGNFIQIVSLAEIGGVPFPMLKVKSLTLDTKICQYVIPGIKRLLQNSLDLEKLTVHGKTSFHVPVQILYIYLELQGLNVNKWCRAKNRAAWAKLCKDAKLEHVVSLVELMLKNCTEKINKMVVLLDERYLTFKIEDLTATLSQHNNVTIVLFSHQIEIKLENDGLRRRDVVPKSSIPLGPDTWYTVA; encoded by the exons ATGTCGCAAATAAAGATGGCAGACGACATCTTGATCGAAGGAGCTGAAGACTTGATCAGCAATTTACCAGATGTGATCCTCCAACACATACTATGCTTTCTTCCCACCACCAAAGAATCCATCAGTACTTCCCTCTTGTCTAGACGTTGGAGGCATGTGTGGTGCGAGATACCTTCTTTCTCCTTAGATGTGGATACACTGAAGACTGCAGATTCGGTAAACCAAACCCTAACTCGCTACACAGCTCCCAAGACAAAGAGTTTTCACCTCACAGTAACATCCTATGAAGAGAACATACCATACATCGACAGGTGGATCAAGTTCGCCATGTCACACGACGTTGAGTATCTATCCCTTGACCTGGAGTTCCTTGAACCGTATAGGCTTCCTGATTTCTTCTATAATAGTTTTTCTTTCAAACAACTCAACATTACATTAAGCTCTTCCCAAAGGATTGTTCCCAAGTGCAGTACTGTATCTTGGACATCCTTGAAGAAGTTATCTTTGAGTTGTTGTATTCTCTCTGATGAATCAATGGCCAAGATTCTCTCCGGTTGTCCCATCCTTGAGAATCTTTCCTTGAATTTCCTTCCTCTGCGTAATTATTGTGTCTATAGGCTTCCTGATTTCTCCTACAGCAGTTCTTCTATCAAGCAACTCAGCATTACGTTAAGCTCTTACCATATGATTGTTCCCGGGTGCAGTACTGTGTCGTGGACATCTTTGAAGAAGTTATCCTTGAGTTGTTGTAGTCTCTCTGAAGAATCAATGGCCAAGATTCTCTCCGGCTGTCCGGTTCTCGAAGACTTAACGTTGTCTAACTGCGATGAACTAAAGGTCATTGATCTTAGCAAATCCCTACGTCTGAAAACTTTAGAAGTAAACTCTGGCGTGACAGTCGGGGAGCCAACGCAGATTGTGGCACCACACATCCATTTTCTCAGATTGTTAAACCCTCATTACTCATCATATACTTTAGTTGATGTCGCTTCTCTAACCGAAGCTGAGcttgaaatttccttttttgagAGTCACATCAAAACTGATTTTCTCCAACTCCAAGTCAAGGTGCTAGAGATGCTAGATAAGTTACAGAACGCAGAGAAGCTTACGCTTGGTGGAAACTTTATTCAG ATTGTATCTCTTGCTGAGATTGGTGGTGTTCCTTTCCCGATGCTCAAAGTCAAATCATTGACTCTTGATACAAAGATCTGTCAGTATGTTATTCCTGGCATAAAAAGACTGTTACAAAACTCACTTGATTTAGAGAAGCTAACAGTACATGGAAAGACTAGCTTCCACGTGCCG GTGCAGATTCTTTACATTTACTTGGAATTACAAGGCTTAAATGTGAACAAATGGTGTCGAGCAAAAAATCGAGCCGCATGGGCCAAGCTCTGTAAGGATGCAAAATTAGAGCATGTGGTTTCATTAGTGGAACTCATGCTTAAAAACTGTACAGAGAAAATAAACAAGATGGTCGTACTGTTGGATGAACGTTACCTTACTTTTAAAATTGAAGACCTGACTGCAACACTTTCTCAGCACAACAATGTCACCATTGTGCTTTTCTCGCACCAAATAGAAATAAAA CTTGAAAACGATGGCCTGAGGAGACGAGATGTTGTCCCGAAGTCGTCTATTCCTCTCGGACCAGATACATGGTACACTGTGGCATGA
- the LOC108819923 gene encoding putative F-box/LRR-repeat protein At3g18150 isoform X2: MSQIKMADDILIEGAEDLISNLPDVILQHILCFLPTTKESISTSLLSRRWRHVWCEIPSFSLDVDTLKTADSVNQTLTRYTAPKTKSFHLTVTSYEENIPYIDRWIKFAMSHDVEYLSLDLEFLEPYRLPDFFYNSFSFKQLNITLSSSQRIVPKCSTVSWTSLKKLSLSCCILSDESMAKILSGCPILENLSLNFLPLRNYCVYRLPDFSYSSSSIKQLSITLSSYHMIVPGCSTVSWTSLKKLSLSCCSLSEESMAKILSGCPVLEDLTLSNCDELKVIDLSKSLRLKTLEVNSGVTVGEPTQIVAPHIHFLRLLNPHYSSYTLVDVASLTEAELEISFFESHIKTDFLQLQVKVLEMLDKLQNAEKLTLGGNFIQIVSLAEIGGVPFPMLKVKSLTLDTKICQYVIPGIKRLLQNSLDLEKLTVHGKTSFHVPILYIYLELQGLNVNKWCRAKNRAAWAKLCKDAKLEHVVSLVELMLKNCTEKINKMVVLLDERYLTFKIEDLTATLSQHNNVTIVLFSHQIEIKLENDGLRRRDVVPKSSIPLGPDTWYTVA, from the exons ATGTCGCAAATAAAGATGGCAGACGACATCTTGATCGAAGGAGCTGAAGACTTGATCAGCAATTTACCAGATGTGATCCTCCAACACATACTATGCTTTCTTCCCACCACCAAAGAATCCATCAGTACTTCCCTCTTGTCTAGACGTTGGAGGCATGTGTGGTGCGAGATACCTTCTTTCTCCTTAGATGTGGATACACTGAAGACTGCAGATTCGGTAAACCAAACCCTAACTCGCTACACAGCTCCCAAGACAAAGAGTTTTCACCTCACAGTAACATCCTATGAAGAGAACATACCATACATCGACAGGTGGATCAAGTTCGCCATGTCACACGACGTTGAGTATCTATCCCTTGACCTGGAGTTCCTTGAACCGTATAGGCTTCCTGATTTCTTCTATAATAGTTTTTCTTTCAAACAACTCAACATTACATTAAGCTCTTCCCAAAGGATTGTTCCCAAGTGCAGTACTGTATCTTGGACATCCTTGAAGAAGTTATCTTTGAGTTGTTGTATTCTCTCTGATGAATCAATGGCCAAGATTCTCTCCGGTTGTCCCATCCTTGAGAATCTTTCCTTGAATTTCCTTCCTCTGCGTAATTATTGTGTCTATAGGCTTCCTGATTTCTCCTACAGCAGTTCTTCTATCAAGCAACTCAGCATTACGTTAAGCTCTTACCATATGATTGTTCCCGGGTGCAGTACTGTGTCGTGGACATCTTTGAAGAAGTTATCCTTGAGTTGTTGTAGTCTCTCTGAAGAATCAATGGCCAAGATTCTCTCCGGCTGTCCGGTTCTCGAAGACTTAACGTTGTCTAACTGCGATGAACTAAAGGTCATTGATCTTAGCAAATCCCTACGTCTGAAAACTTTAGAAGTAAACTCTGGCGTGACAGTCGGGGAGCCAACGCAGATTGTGGCACCACACATCCATTTTCTCAGATTGTTAAACCCTCATTACTCATCATATACTTTAGTTGATGTCGCTTCTCTAACCGAAGCTGAGcttgaaatttccttttttgagAGTCACATCAAAACTGATTTTCTCCAACTCCAAGTCAAGGTGCTAGAGATGCTAGATAAGTTACAGAACGCAGAGAAGCTTACGCTTGGTGGAAACTTTATTCAG ATTGTATCTCTTGCTGAGATTGGTGGTGTTCCTTTCCCGATGCTCAAAGTCAAATCATTGACTCTTGATACAAAGATCTGTCAGTATGTTATTCCTGGCATAAAAAGACTGTTACAAAACTCACTTGATTTAGAGAAGCTAACAGTACATGGAAAGACTAGCTTCCACGTGCCG ATTCTTTACATTTACTTGGAATTACAAGGCTTAAATGTGAACAAATGGTGTCGAGCAAAAAATCGAGCCGCATGGGCCAAGCTCTGTAAGGATGCAAAATTAGAGCATGTGGTTTCATTAGTGGAACTCATGCTTAAAAACTGTACAGAGAAAATAAACAAGATGGTCGTACTGTTGGATGAACGTTACCTTACTTTTAAAATTGAAGACCTGACTGCAACACTTTCTCAGCACAACAATGTCACCATTGTGCTTTTCTCGCACCAAATAGAAATAAAA CTTGAAAACGATGGCCTGAGGAGACGAGATGTTGTCCCGAAGTCGTCTATTCCTCTCGGACCAGATACATGGTACACTGTGGCATGA